From the Eremothecium cymbalariae DBVPG#7215 chromosome 6, complete sequence genome, one window contains:
- the HEM4 gene encoding uroporphyrinogen-III synthase HEM4 (similar to Ashbya gossypii AER351W), with amino-acid sequence MKEIVFLKNKTIPEDKYQEQFESKGFNTHFVPLIQHTHLPNQALELFKNKEYLSDLKHIIVTSQRTVECLYEEVIPSLSSDEKSKLFNKTVYVVGPATQEFMTRCGFKYVRGGSETGNGNLLADFIIKELLVDKTPTNWNPLLFLVGEIRKDTITKKLTSAGLNVQEVVTYKTQPLEDNYERFKQVITDSSWVVIFSSQGTKEIVQYVKDRRIKIASIGPSTAKYLLDSGLEPEVVSKNPDPVSLYESIMPNLHKS; translated from the coding sequence ATGAAGGAGATTGTATTCCTGAAGAATAAGACTATACCTGAAGATAAGTACCAGGAACAGTTTGAATCAAAAGGTTTTAACACTCACTTTGTTCCCCTAATTCAGCATACCCACTTGCCAAATCAAGCCCTAGAATTGTTCAAGAATAAGGAATACTTATCGGATTTGAAACATATCATTGTCACATCTCAGAGAACTGTGGAGTGCCTATATGAAGAAGTGATTCCATCTTTATCAAGTGATGAAAAGTCCAaattatttaataaaacaGTTTATGTGGTGGGTCCGGCAACTCAAGAATTTATGACCAGATGTGGATTCAAATACGTTAGGGGTGGCTCAGAGACGGGGAATGGCAACTTGTTAGCAGATTTTATTATCAAGGAGCTCTTAGTTGATAAAACACCAACGAACTGGAACCCATTGCTGTTTCTCGTGGGAGAGATCAGAAAGGATACCATTACAAAGAAATTGACGTCTGCAGGTTTGAATGTCCAAGAGGTAGTTACATACAAAACACAACCTTTGGAAGACAACTATGAAAGGTTTAAGCAGGTTATAACTGATAGTTCTTGGGTAGTAATATTTAGTTCCCAAGGCACCAAAgaaattgttcaatatgTGAAGGATAGGAGGATTAAAATTGCATCCATTGGTCCATCCACTGCAAAATATCTGTTAGATAGCGGGTTGGAACCAGAGGTGGTTAGTAAAAACCCTGATCCTGTATCGTTGTATGAATCTATAATGCCGAATCTTCATAAAAGCTGA
- the TRS130 gene encoding transport protein particle complex II subunit TRS130 (similar to Ashbya gossypii AER352C) has protein sequence MNKSHRGYTVKISYFDPLAVFDTIQSELEARLPLSSLHWKPDGGSLKTIDQLPVDLVPSVSGAENALSEDVPFIFIIFVTCSSVQEYRNKVRPLIRKWTPGEETSSDVKQDARIIIPSKYMIFFHCNSEVVDSNLFKSVSLIEKFHRDFPTVKVHEIKTVYKNAKEKQEFWNLTVSLLKNTLLDILEKRLEIFNGELQSKSLSFQDSLVYRENLLRLYLSFNIHEEASIQLTEIESLLLQNGVSELPNGDMEVPFTSEKHSGTIVSIAHSINEGSLTKYVLYKYIFTHQLELLQRLTSTTTDYQNLFQISRAFYSHINKVFLESPNILQFNYFFLETLLSDSLISEGKSKLSKIIYSTFKLEQRDCWLRLVYANTDFRLDSIVFSPNSIRYEDNLLKQTFQSEDIFHNTFIEMTKGLLTSFGKCEGRGQRTMDWLSVQMGMLYFQKKEYRKAFDLLQSCYEFYMESNWDVIGGHLLEIFVKCLLMCPEIEYLENDGESIPVSSILSNCFLNLLIFSKDSKAYWWDEFLKLNNASEANLIYPLDNLFTVKISHNPFLSKPNTYALRIKLENNIVPIAIMVSAIKLSLKNSKDEFLTFLASDQIIKPGSNTFTLETTEISFSTYEVLNLEITVGDTVFSKEFETFAAQDTLVMEELYHHEDFRCTLTNIRKALFNAASLEIKYENKEHIDNFNLQLSALARDTDKPPEFAFNNDKEFPLYQITINDFKIDKIPYFTNGVVGRISLGFDLSFERGNQKFQQYQVLEIDVSLPIAVSVEDIFKKDAFYFKFIISSSSIEMPVIVHSCSLNVNQKYIVSDAFEPDEPIILPAGSSSHYLNYYKIQVKEGYTFDMTDVFELFVNYSTMKEHIDDLVTKKFLSINEGNGKYLFEKWSIFWRHVILPKLIYDYNSFERDKCIILLSDVQPLIRLVKSQILDSSVSKKYYECIKALAAGVQISDYPVQNSVVELNTLTVPVTFPSIKQLFSVQLEPRSSDEYHVGQLIPFDIIIKNLSQNWAITKNDNTYVLEVSNSNEWAINGKRRTVLHSNYLTFLIHLIPLRCGYLTYPKIEIFTSGRTKVMEVDYLNAYETLLVI, from the coding sequence ATGAATAAGTCTCATAGGGGTTATACTGTGAAGATCAGCTACTTTGATCCTTTAGCTGTGTTTGACACCATTCAATCGGAATTAGAAGCTAGGCTGCCATTAAGCTCATTACATTGGAAACCGGATGGAGGTTCTCTGAAGACTATTGACCAGTTACCTGTGGATCTTGTTCCGTCAGTATCTGGTGCTGAGAATGCTTTATCTGAAGATGTCccctttatttttattatatttgttacGTGTTCATCGGTACAAGAGTATCGAAATAAGGTGAGGCCATTGATTAGGAAATGGACACCTGGGGAAGAAACTAGTTCTGATGTCAAACAGGATGCTCGTATAATAATTCCTTCCAAGTACATGATCTTTTTTCATTGCAATTCTGAGGTTGTTGATTCCAACTTGTTTAAATCGGTTTCATTGATAGAAAAGTTCCACAGAGATTTCCCTACTGTTAAGGTACATGAGATCAAGACGGTGTATAAAAATGCGAAGGAGAAGCAGGAGTTTTGGAACTTGACAGTTTCGCTGCTGAAGAATACTTTGTTAGATATACTGGAAAAGCGGTTGGAAATATTTAATGGTGAGCTCCAATCGAAGTCTCTTTCGTTCCAAGACTCTTTGGTATATCGCGAAAATCTATTAAGGCTGTACCTCAGTTTTAATATTCATGAAGAAGCATCGATTCAATTGACTGAAATTGAGTCTCTTTTACTCCAAAATGGAGTGTCTGAGCTACCAAATGGTGACATGGAGGTTCCATTTACTTCAGAGAAGCATAGTGGTACAATTGTATCAATTGCGCATTCCATTAACGAAGGTTCACTAACAAAATACGTATTGTACAAGTACATTTTTACTCACCAACTAGAATTATTGCAACGGCTGACTTCTACAACGACCGATTATCAAAATCTCTTCCAGATATCAAGGGCTTTCTATTCTCATATAAACAAAGTGTTTCTGGAATCGCCCAATATATTGCAATTCAATTACTTCTTTTTGGAAACGCTTTTAAGTGATAGTTTGATAAGTGAAGGCAAatcaaaattatcaaaaataatcTATAGCACATTTAAGCTCGAACAACGCGATTGTTGGCTCAGGTTAGTATATGCGAATACTGATTTCCGATTAGATTCGATTGTGTTTTCTCCTAATTCAATTCGTTATGAGGAtaatttgttgaaacaaACATTTCAATCTGAAGATATTTTCCATAATACTTTCATTGAGATGACTAAAGGTTTGCTAACTTCCTTTGGGAAGTGTGAGGGTAGAGGACAACGAACAATGGATTGGCTATCTGTGCAGATGGGCATGTTGTACTTCCAGAAGAAGGAATATAGAAAGGCATTTGACCTTTTACAATCTTGCTATGAGTTCTATATGGAATCGAATTGGGATGTAATTGGTGGTCATTTGcttgaaatttttgttaAGTGTTTGTTGATGTGCCCAGAAATTGAATACTTGGAAAATGATGGCGAATCTATTCCAGTATCCAGCATTTTAAGCAATTGCTTTTTGAATTTACtcatattttcaaaagattctAAGGCCTACTGGTGGGATGAATTCTTAAAGCTGAATAACGCCTCTGAGGctaatttaatatatccaTTGGATAATTTATTCACCGTTAAAATTTCCCATAACCCTTTTCTTTCTAAGCCAAATACATACGCTTTGCGTATTAAATTAGAGAATAATATAGTGCCTATAGCTATAATGGTTTCGGCAATTAAATTGtcattgaaaaattctaaagatGAATTCTTAACCTTTTTAGCAAGTGATCAAATTATTAAACCGGGATCCAATACTTTTACACTTGAAACAACtgaaatatcattttcaacTTATGAGGTGTTAAATCTTGAAATAACTGTTGGTGACACTGTTTTTAGCAAAGAATTCGAAACTTTTGCTGCTCAAGATACTCTAGTAATGGAGGAATTGTATCATCACGAAGACTTCAGATGTACACTAACCAACATTAGAAAAGCTTTATTTAATGCGGCGTCTCTGGAGATAAAATATGAGAATAAAGAACATATAGATAACTTTAATTTACAGTTATCTGCATTAGCACGGGATACTGATAAACCACCTGAATTTGcatttaataatgataaagAATTTCCTCTGTATCAGATCACGATAAATGACTTTAAGATAGACAAAATTCCTTACTTTACTAATGGTGTGGTAGGCCGTATAAGTCTAGGCTTTGACTTGTCTTTTGAAAGAGGAAATCAGAAATTCCAGCAATATCAAGTGCTTGAAATTGATGTTTCTTTACCCATCGCAGTGTCCGTCGAGGATATCTTTAAAAAGGATGCCTTCTactttaaatttattataagTTCATCGTCTATTGAGATGCCTGTCATAGTTCATTCCTGTTCATTGAATGTTAACCAAAAATACATTGTTTCAGATGCTTTTGAACCAGATGAACCAATAATCTTGCCTGCTGGTTCGTCTAGCCATTATTTAAATTATTATAAGATCCAAGTCAAAGAGGGGTATACATTTGATATGACTGATGTTTTTGAGCTTTTTGTTAACTACAGTACAATGAAAGAGCatattgatgatttggTAACTAAAAAATTCCTCAGTATAAACGAAGGGAATGgcaaatatttatttgaaaaatggaGTATTTTCTGGCGTCATGTGATATTACCAAAACTAATTTATGATTATAACAGTTTTGAACGTGATAAATGTATCATTCTTCTGTCCGACGTACAACCACTGATAAGGTTAGTTAAATCTCAAATTTTAGACTCAAGCGTctccaaaaaatattatgagTGCATTAAAGCTTTGGCAGCCGGTGTTCAGATATCAGATTATCCTGTACAAAACTCTGTTGTAGAGCTAAATACCTTAACGGTTCCGGTGACTTTTCCTTCAATTAAGCAGCTTTTCAGCGTTCAGTTGGAACCAAGAAGTTCTGACGAATACCATGTTGGTCAACTAATTCCATTtgatattataattaaaaatttaTCCCAAAACTGGGCAATTactaaaaatgataatacTTACGTTTTAGAAGTTAGCAACAGTAATGAATGGGCAATTAATGGTAAACGTCGCACCGTTTTACACTCGAACTATCTAACTTTCTTGATTCACCTCATCCCATTAAGATGCGGGTATTTGACATATCCGAAGATTGAAATATTTACCAGCGGTAGAACCAAAGTCATGGAGGTTGATTATTTGAACGCATATGAAACTTTATTGGTTATATAG
- the ESC1 gene encoding Esc1p (similar to Ashbya gossypii AER353W): protein MNGHNSSNPFGVPSGRFRKYQSPYANRRNASRSRVFKKNDNRTVVLPAIGNFEAKLSNQILGDTDDTLNWAHSFIQRGRQLLYKIKTDEQAFNRKLAVEQSRECLRESYVAQLISQNDEADGPSNGVGRVSVGNGEGAHLRMCDDRYGTDTSYKNYEETIDNSLASFANDDNLLKGHEGHRHAIMVLDESSEGEGPRVDVEEYSSNPEELKGYDEEKAEENDIKIIEDSYNYDLGKYKRGHQQEEEEEEEEEEEEEEEEEEEEEEEEVEEEEVEEVEDYNRQYSASEVETNFEELPLEHYLQNSNVAAVHTDSDNYSEASKSSYEVRNPEHVMSDGLDYDMDVDGMNAISTGWDYGKNDPIDEKYGHISAHSSVSAISSSQQGQEYMPSIRSIAGQALYTTLNMYSDAVQPDLPESEGQNNISEKGLGGSVFDPSLQDDSIEDIGIKQSSTSTNRADLSQNGDGVVHSEDKEKNIQTDDILGEYEEGLVNSDDQYKIGSFPKGKGQGLVSNLKISKETPKRLIHHIFKGLTGNEGISEGTTSPADTESIYYSYDEELNVIQDDLVAAENPEEGLNEKSEKKMEENSEEHLPKYCLTYTGSAYSTDTEDKSSDNQNQLQRYASAFEVNPFEEQSDVAFDQLLLKGLLKKLGISSKERDVTSINTGSGGADDNERIEEFSSIGNEDIDRASIESEKKSEAITTDSGFSDLNFKPVLGNVSEVSSSSHQELEINNSYGGDPAGVNSKSIETQPSNQQMYCKLPEKTVTLDSVEEPSAPFSLDHEVSEKKSNFNEKSESQLSSNVAAVTFKQYFPTSQFSSPHMKTPVFHHSKDPSPDISMHHYVNSVLNSTSDPNIDEPESVDAEMESLELQDITSNEPQIPGDLIETEPKISLSGSPQYISKVEELSDICLSKDSSPISLKQDQLVNKAGLRANILDSYSRDRKLSSIQAASRDSYTEINNTKNNNSILFNAEDKGQVIQEAQLVVEGNTALSQKLLNSIDLDVDSNKKGSHHNSQDQLYVSQSPICSQQISKQNNKIEDLEYQTRLPNHKLVDLKHDRAANSYVTTAEDSPERNELADKTSETDHFKYHDSKIEDPKKSIDNSLKSIDLEQKSDSKSIESEESAKTENILTEESQPFEPRPSSTSRILKSSVSSLGKMLTHIKSIAYTAKGLVGTIDIENYTCDDITVSLQDSRRSDESKRVIDISQERENHPNKIITNTDTETNVNEMFSKSILKTPQKEDMGTEGSIADQTSSCDSRSSLAPEEKEHIIEEVTVLDNLGQVVEGYEDNTTPEISNTREQNHDSELLRNIFIDDHIELFIDGPGLNSASQSLQIEKPVKVESRSSLVTDSVREHTLPLSAASELEDKIHRLDESTTTSIPIAASDALNKKKPKSSGGSKEKKRSVRRRRRPITDESVIHGKRRKIHAPPEERRFTRPNTRESRRKRSISQDEERSSKRNPPSRHK from the coding sequence ATGAATGGTCATAATTCTTCCAATCCATTCGGTGTGCCTTCAGGACGATTTAGGAAGTACCAATCACCTTACGCAAACAGACGAAATGCAAGTCGGTCAAGAGTGtttaaaaagaatgatAATAGGACGGTAGTTTTGCCAGCTATAGGTAATTTCGAAGCAAAGCTATCGAATCAGATCTTAGGAGATACTGATGACACCCTTAATTGGGCTCATTCATTTATACAGAGGGGCAGGCAACTGCTGTATAAAATCAAGACAGATGAGCAAGCGTTCAATAGAAAGCTAGCAGTGGAGCAGAGTCGGGAATGTTTGAGGGAGTCCTATGTTGCGCAGTTAATATCCCAAAATGATGAGGCAGATGGGCCCAGTAATGGGGTTGGTAGAGTTTCTGTTGGAAATGGAGAGGGAGCTCATTTGAGGATGTGCGACGACCGTTATGGTACGGACACCTCTTACAAGAACTATGAGGAAACTATAGATAACAGTCTCGCAAGTTTTGCGAACGATGATAATCTATTAAAGGGGCATGAGGGACATAGGCATGCGATTATGGTTTTAGATGAGAGTTCTGAGGGTGAGGGGCCTCGTGtagatgttgaagaatattccaGTAATCCTGAGGAGTTGAAGGgatatgatgaagagaaggCGGAGGAAAAtgatataaaaataatcGAAGATAGCTACAATTATGATTTAGGGAAATATAAGAGAGGACATCAAcaggaagaggaagaggaagaggaagaggaagaggaagaggaagaggaagaggaagaggaagaggaagaggaagaggtagaagaggaagaggtAGAAGAGGTAGAGGACTACAATCGGCAGTATTCTGCAAGTGAGGTAGAGACTAATTTCGAGGAACTACCTCTTGAACACTATTTGCAGAATAGCAACGTAGCAGCGGTGCACACCGATAGTGATAACTATAGCGAGGCTAGTAAGAGCTCATATGAAGTTCGAAATCCAGAACATGTTATGAGTGACGGATTGGATTACGATATGGATGTTGATGGCATGAATGCTATTTCTACAGGTTGGGATTATGGAAAGAATGATCCCATAGACGAAAAATATGGGCATATTTCAGCCCATAGTTCTGTTTCAGCAATTTCGAGTAGCCAACAAGGGCAGGAATATATGCCTTCTATACGATCTATTGCGGGGCAAGCGCTCTATACTACTCTGAATATGTATTCGGATGCAGTCCAGCCAGACTTACCAGAATCCGAGGGGCAGAATAACATTTCAGAAAAAGGATTAGGGGGCTCTGTATTTGATCCTTCTTTACAAGATGACAGCATTGAGGACATCGGTATTAAACAGTCATCTACATCTACCAACCGCGCTGATTTATCTCAAAACGGGGATGGAGTTGTCCACTCCGAAGATAAAGagaagaatattcaaaCTGATGACATTCTAGGGGAGTACGAAGAAGGTCTGGTCAACAGTGATGATCAATATAAGATAGGTTCCTTTCCAAAAGGCAAAGGACAAGGGCTCGtttcaaatttgaagatatcaAAAGAAACTCCGAAACGCTTAATACATCATATTTTCAAAGGCTTAACAGGCAATGAAGGAATATCAGAAGGAACAACCTCTCCAGCTGATACAGAAAGTATTTACTATTCttatgatgaagaattaaacGTTATTCAAGATGATTTAGTGGCTGCAGAAAATCCTGAAGAAGGTTTAAATGAGAAatctgaaaagaaaatggaaGAAAATTCCGAAGAGCATCTACCAAAGTATTGTTTGACATACACTGGATCGGCCTACAGTACTGACACAGAAGATAAGAGTTCTGACAATCAAAATCAACTACAGCGGTATGCGTCTGCATTTGAGGTGAATCCATTTGAGGAACAATCTGATGTTGCTTTTGATCAACTGCTGTTGAAGGGACTTCTAAAAAAACTTGGTATTTCATCCAAAGAGAGAGATGTTACGTCCATAAATACTGGATCTGGGGGAGCCGACGATAACGAACGGATCGAAGAGTTTTCATCTATTGGAAATGAAGACATAGATAGAGCTTCAATTGAATCGGAGAAAAAATCTGAAGCCATTACTACAGACAGTGGATTTTCAGACTTAAATTTTAAGCCAGTTCTTGGTAATGTATCAGAAGTCTCGTCCTCGTCTCATCAAGAGTTGGAAATTAATAATTCATATGGAGGAGATCCTGCTGGGGTGAATAGTAAATCAATTGAAACTCAGCCTTCGAATCAGCAAATGTACTGTAAATTACCTGAGAAAACAGTTACGCTAGACTCTGTAGAGGAGCCAAGTGCACCGTTTTCTTTGGATCATGAAGTGtctgaaaagaaaagcaaCTTCAATGAAAAATCAGAAAGTCAGTTATCTTCGAATGTTGCTGCAGTAACATTCAAACAATACTTCCCAACTTCACAGTTCTCAAGTCCACATATGAAGACTCCGGTATTCCACCATTCTAAAGATCCCTCACCAGATATATCTATGCACCATTACGTTAATTCTGTTCTTAATTCTACTTCGgatccaaatattgatgaaCCTGAAAGTGTTGATGCAGAAATGGAAAGTTTAGAGCTTCAAGATATAACTAGTAATGAGCCCCAAATTCCAGGTGATCTTATTGAAACAGAACCAAAGATATCTTTAAGTGGTTCTCCCCAATATATTTCCAAGGTAGAGGAGTTAAGTGATATATGTTTATCGAAAGATTCGTCACCTATATCCCTAAAACAGGACCAGTTAGTGAACAAGGCAGGGCTGAGAGCGAATATCTTGGACTCATATTCTCGTGATCGGAAGTTATCTTCTATTCAGGCTGCTTCAAGGGATTCATACACTGAGATTAACAATACTAAGAACAACAATAGCATTCTTTTTAATGCAGAGGATAAAGGACAGGTAATCCAAGAGGCCCAATTAGTTGTCGAGGGAAATACTGCTCTGTCGCAGAAGTTGCTTAACTCGATAGATTTGGATGTTGACTCTAACAAAAAGGGAAGCCATCATAACTCTCAGGACCAACTTTATGTATCTCAAAGTCCAATTTGCTCTCAACAGATCTCGAAGcagaataataaaattgaagatCTCGAATATCAAACAAGACTACCAAATCATAAATTGGTTGATTTAAAACATGATAGGGCGGCAAATTCTTATGTAACAACCGCTGAAGACAGCCCAGAACGCAATGAGTTAGCTGACAAAACCTCGGAAACAGATCACTTTAAATATCATGATTCTAAAATAGAGGACCCGAAAAAATCCATTGATAATTCTTTGAAGAGCATCGATCTAGAACAAAAATCCGATTCTAAATCAATAGAATCAGAAGAATCTGCGAAGacagaaaatatattaactGAGGAATCACAACCTTTTGAACCGCGCCCGTCGTCTACTTCAAGAATACTGAAGTCATCTGTATCATCCCTGGGGAAGATGTTGACACATATCAAAAGCATTGCCTATACCGCCAAAGGTTTAGTAGGTACTatagatattgaaaactATACTTGTGATGATATTACGGTATCGCTACAGGACTCAAGGCGTTCTGACGAAAGTAAAAGGGTTATAGATATCTCTCAAGAGCGAGAAAATCATCCAAATAAGATAATCACCAACACTGATACAGAAACCAATGTGAATGAGATGTTTTCAAAGAGTATTCTCAAAACCCctcaaaaagaagatatgGGAACTGAAGGCTCCATCGCTGATCAGACAAGTAGTTGTGACTCTAGAAGCTCCCTAGCTCctgaagaaaaagaacacATTATCGAAGAGGTAACAGTATTAGATAACTTAGGCCAAGTTGTAGAAGGCTATGAAGATAACACTACACCAGAAATTTCCAATACTAGAGAGCAGAATCATGACTCTGAACTTCTcagaaatatcttcattgACGACCACATCGAATTGTTTATAGATGGACCTGGACTAAATTCTGCTTCGCAGTCCTTGCAGATTGAAAAGCCAGTAAAAGTTGAATCCAGAAGTTCCTTGGTCACCGATTCAGTTCGTGAACATACCTTACCTCTCAGTGCCGCATCCGAACTTGAAGACAAAATACATCGATTAGATGAAAGTACTACTACTAGCATACCAATCGCTGCCTCTGATGCgctaaataaaaagaaaccaaAGTCATCAGGTGGTTCAAAGGAGAAGAAACGAAGTGTCCGTCGGCGCAGAAGGCCCATAACTGACGAATCTGTTATTCATGGGAAACGCAGGAAAATTCATGCCCCTCCAGAGGAACGCCGTTTTACCAGACCTAATACAAGGGAAAGCAGACGCAAAAGATCTATATCtcaagatgaagaaagGAGTTCTAAAAGGAACCCTCCATCCAGACATAAATAA
- the ERG8 gene encoding phosphomevalonate kinase (similar to Ashbya gossypii AER354W), with protein MDVSRSFSVPGKVLLAGGYLILKSKYQAYVVALSSRMHAVVYQERNTATDGKFKVTVTSSQFNNDQWIYSLDPSNNYALSEASGRKNPFVEKTIINVFVLFSPKVAEYGHIFVNIFSDSGYHSQNDSIERSNGYKRFRFHNQSISAVPKTGLGSSAGLVTVLTTALVSVFNTKLDINTDSDLFLIHNISQISHCQAQGKIGSGFDVAAAVFGTILYRRFDPQLINCLPNISSPEYPRSICQTVRETHWGVINRSFSLPKGLRIVMGDVSNGSETPKLVSKVKAWYDAYWPHSLQLYKDIDKANMRFIDGLNELNNLSINKPAEYSELLAAIQRGNELDRYPVLKNIRAAVNSIREKFRMITLESGADIEPLKQTQLLENSMKLKGVLTGMVPGAGGHDAIALIVTDYDSLIEQTGNSPTFSAVTWLDVMQEEIGILEEDPSHYQNFT; from the coding sequence ATGGACGTTTCAAGATCTTTCAGTGTACCAGGGAAAGTTTTATTAGCCGGTGGCTACTTGATTCTGAAATCAAAATATCAGGCTTATGTTGTTGCACTTTCTTCGCGTATGCATGCTGTAGTATACCAGGAGAGAAACACAGCGACTGATGGCAAATTTAAAGTCACAGTGACTAGCTCCCAGTTCAATAATGATCAATGGATCTATTCTTTGGATCCATCTAATAACTATGCACTTTCAGAAGCATCAGGCCGGAAAAATccatttgttgaaaagaCTATAATTAATGTATTCGTTTTATTTTCACCAAAAGTTGCTGAGTATGGTCATATatttgttaatatattctcAGATTCTGGTTATCATTCTCAGAATGATAGTATTGAAAGGAGCAACGGATATAAAAGGTTTCGTTTCCACAATCAATCAATATCTGCTGTTCCAAAAACAGGATTGGGATCATCTGCAGGACTCGTCACTGTCCTTACAACCGCTTTAGTCTCGGTTTTTAACACAAAACTTGACATTAACACGGATTCTGACTTATTTCTGATCCATAATATTTCACAGATATCACATTGTCAAGCACAGGGGAAAATAGGAAGTGGGTTTGACGTTGCTGCGGCAGTGTTTGGAACAATCTTGTACAGACGATTTGACCCGCAGTTGATTAACTGTTTACCAAACATCTCTTCACCTGAATATCCTAGATCGATCTGTCAAACGGTTAGAGAAACTCACTGGGGTGTCATAAATCGCAGCTTCAGTTTGCCTAAGGGTTTAAGAATTGTAATGGGCGATGTAAGTAATGGCTCAGAGACTCCAAAGTTGGTTTCTAAAGTAAAGGCTTGGTATGATGCCTACTGGCCCCATAGTTTGCAACTTTATAAGGACATTGATAAAGCTAATATGCGTTTCATTGACGGgttaaatgaattaaacAACTTGTCTATCAATAAGCCGGCAGAATATTCCGAATTATTGGCTGCTATCCAGCGAGGTAATGAATTAGATAGATATCCtgtattgaaaaatataagGGCTGCTGTCAACTCAATACGTGAAAAATTTAGAATGATAACGTTAGAATCTGGTGCGGACATCGAACCACTAAAGCAAACACAGTTATTGGAAAATTCAATGAAGTTGAAAGGTGTTTTAACGGGGATGGTTCCAGGTGCGGGTGGACACGACGCGATAGCATTGATTGTGACGGACTATGACTCTTTGATAGAACAAACGGGAAATTCGCCAACGTTCAGTGCTGTGACATGGTTAGATGTTATGCAAGAAGAAATCGGTATTTTGGAGGAAGATCCAAGTCATTACCAAAACTTCACGTAG
- the RFM1 gene encoding Rfm1p (similar to Ashbya gossypii AER355C), translated as MKTIRSEANAALNEVCAGIYNNNSSLVAGGEKTENLNEERAYNIKGYNGAGRIKQRRLELLKRAVEVAEMVEPMEFESYRDYFIIKTFKRGRSESGRVNVSILKRLKCGVYYERINTKLPNGNENRVGNSFGNMHDSSTDDSEYKPPITRRSSRRQSEETRKPLSPALSATDETGADDEHSSPGAQIPTNPIRAEISVESIIPNNNSDTNVRRSMRLTSKEKDRLEKEFSQQPKDRNALDAAVVTGLYEVIIPKFKNPVRRSDWVLPTRQRYIPDKHQPVKHVPEQVKINELVKNNRIKTILSRFEGGLAGVRTLKTSL; from the coding sequence atgaaaacCATCAGGTCTGAGGCGAATGCAGCCTTAAATGAAGTATGTGcaggtatatataataataattcatcTTTAGTAGCTGGTGGTGAAAAGACTGAAAATCTCAACGAAGAAAGGGCCTATAATATTAAAGGTTATAATGGAGCCGGTAGAATTAAGCAAAGACGGTTAGAGTTGTTGAAGCGTGCGGTAGAGGTTGCGGAGATGGTTGAGCCTATGGAGTTTGAATCTTATAGggattattttattatcaagACTTTTAAGAGAGGCAGGTCAGAAAGCGGGAGAGTGAACGTTAGTATTCTGAAGAGGCTGAAATGCGGCGTTTATTATGAACGAATTAACACAAAATTGCCTAACGGGAATGAAAACAGAGTTGGTAATTCTTTTGGGAATATGCATGATTCTTCGACGGATGACTCTGAATATAAGCCTCCTATTACTAGAAGAAGCTCCAGAAGACAGTCAGAAGAGACGAGGAAACCGTTATCGCCAGCGTTGTCTGCGACTGATGAAACGGGAGCAGATGATGAACACTCTTCGCCTGGTGCACAAATTCCTACGAATCCTATAAGAGCAGAAATTTCAGTTGAGAGTATAATACCTAACAATAACTCTGACACCAATGTCAGAAGGTCCATGAGGCTCACTTCGAAGGAGAAGGATCGATTAGAAAAGGAGTTTTCGCAGCAACCCAAGGACAGGAATGCACTGGATGCAGCTGTTGTTACCGGCCTTTACGAAGTTATAATCCCAAAATTCAAGAATCCTGTGAGACGATCTGATTGGGTTTTGCCTACTAGACAGAGGTATATACCCGATAAACATCAGCCCGTGAAACATGTGCCAGAACAGGTGaaaataaatgaattaGTAAAGAACAACAGGATAAAAACGATTCTTTCACGTTTCGAGGGGGGTCTTGCAGGTGTGAGAACATTAAAAACCTCCTTATGA